The following proteins come from a genomic window of Canis aureus isolate CA01 chromosome 3, VMU_Caureus_v.1.0, whole genome shotgun sequence:
- the NFRKB gene encoding nuclear factor related to kappa-B-binding protein isoform X1 has translation MDSLDHMLTDPLELGPCGDGHGTRIMEDCLLGGTRVSLPEDLLEDPEIFFDVVSLSTWQEVLSDSQREHLQQFLPHFPEDSFEQQNQLILALFSGENFRFGNPLHIAQKLFRDGHFNPEVVKYRQLCFKSQYKRYLTSQQQYFHRLLKQILASRSDLLEMARRSGPALPFRQKRPSPSRTPEEREWRTQQRYLKVLREVKEECGDTDLSSDEEATLDLQEKFSFEDLSSWLPSSPARSPSPAVPLRVVPTLSTTDMKTADKIELGDSDLKIMLKKHHEKRKHQPDHPDLLTGDLTLNDIMTRVNAGRKGSLAALYDLAVLKKKVKEKEEKKKKKIKLIKSEAEDLAEPLSSADGIPPLSQAPSPLAIPAIKEEPLEDLKPCLGINEISSSFFSLLLEILLLEGQASLPMLEERVLDWQSSPASSLNSWFSAAPNWAELVLPALQYLAGESRAVPSSFSPFVEFKEKTQQWKLLGQSQDNEKELAALFQLWLETKDQAFCKQENEDSSDATTPVPRVRTDYVVRPSTGEEKRVFQEQERYRYSQPHKAFTFRMHGFESVVGPVKGVFDKETSLNKAREHSLLRSDRPAYVTILSLVRDAAARLPNGEGTRAEICELLKDSQFLAPDVTSTQVNTVVSGALDRLHYEKDPCVKYDIGRKLWIYLHRDRSEEEFERIHQAQAAAAKARKALQQKPKPPSKVKSGSKESSLKVLGSGPSEQSQMSLSDSSMPPTPVTPVTPTTPALPATPISPPPVSSVNKSGPTTVSEPAKSSSGVLLVSSPTMPQLGTMLSPASSQTPPNSQAAARVVSHSGSAGLPQVRVVAQPGLPTVTQQSAGPAQTLPQMPAGPQIRVPATATQTKVVPQTVMATVPVKAQTAAATVQRPGPGQAGLTMTSLPATASPASKPATSSPGSSAPSASTAAVIQNVTGQNIIKQVAITGQLGVKPQAGNSIPLTATNFRIQGKDVLRLPPSSITTDAKGQTVLRITPDMMATLAKSQVTTVKLTQDLFGTGSGSGGKGISATLHVTSNPVHATDSPAKASSASAPSSTPTGTTVVKVTPDLKPTEASSSAFRLMPALGVSVADQKGKNTVASSEAKPAATIRIVQGLGVMPPKAGQTITVATHAKQGSSVASGSGTVHTSAVSLPSMNAAVSKTVAVASGAASTPISIGTGASAVRQVPVSTTVVSTSQAGKLPTRITVPLSVISQPMKGKSVVTAPIIKGSLGANLSGLGRNIILTTMPAGTKLIAGNKPVSFLTAQQLQQLQQQGQATQVRIQTVPASHLQQGTASGSSKAVSTVVVTTAPSPKQAPEQQ, from the exons ATGGACACTTTAACCCAGAAGTGGTCAAGTACCGGCAGCTGTGCTTCAAATCCCAGTACAAGCGCTACCTCACCTCCCAGCAGCAGTATTTCCATAGGCTGCTGAAGCAGATCCTGGCTTCCCGGAGT GACCTCCTGGAGATGGCCCGACGAagtggcccagccctgcccttccGCCAGAAGCGCCCTTCGCCATCCCGCACACCTGAGGAGCGGGAGTGGCGGACCCAGCAGCGCTACTTGAAGGTCTTGAGGGAAGTGAAGGAGGAGTGTGGTGACACAGACCTGTCATCTGATGAGGAGG CCACGTTGGATTTacaagaaaaattttcttttgaagatcTCAGCTCATGGCTTCCGAGCTCTCCAGCGCGTTCTCCTAGCCCTGCGGTGCCCCTGAGGGTGGTGCCCACGCTTTCAACTACGGATATGAAAACTGCAG ATAAAATAGAACTGGGGGACAGTGACCTGAAGATAATGTTAAAGAAGCACCATGAGAAGCGGAAACACCAACCA GATCATCCGGACCTTTTGACAGGGGACCTGACTCTCAATGACATCATGACTCGAGTAAACGCTGGCAGGAAGGGCTCTCTAGCAG CTCTGTATGACTTGGctgtccttaaaaaaaaggttaaggaaaaagaggagaaaaagaagaaaaaaataaaactgatcaaATCAGAGGCAGAGGATTTGGCCGAACCATTAAGCAGTGCCGACGGGATCCCACCTCTCTCACAGGCCCCTTCTCCGCTGGCTATACCTGCTATCAAGGAGGA gCCTCTTGAAGACCTCAAGCCTTGCCTTGGAATCAATGAAATATCTTccagtttcttctcccttctattAGAGATCTTGCTGCTAGAGGGGCAGGCTAGTCTTCCTATG CTGGAGGAACGGGTTTTGGATTGGCAGTCCTCTCCAGCCAGCTCCCTTAATAGCTGGTTCTCTGCGGCGCCCAACTGGGCAGAGTTGGTGTTACCAGCCCTGCAGTATCTTGCTGGGGAAAGTCGTG CTGTACCTTCCAGTTTCTCTCCGTTTGTTGAATTCAAAGAGAAAACCCAGCAGTGGAAATTGCTTG gTCAATCTCAAGATAATGAAAAGGAATTAGCTGCACTCTTCCAGCTGTGGCTAGAAACCAAAGACCAGGCTTTCTGTAAG caagaaaatgaagacagttCAGATGCCACAACACCTGTTCCTCGGGT AAGAACGGACTATGTGGTGCGGCCCAGCACGGGGGAGGAGAAACGAGTTTTTCAGGAGCAG GAGCGTTACAGATACAGCCAACCCCATAAGGCGTTCACCTTTCGCATGCATGGCTTCGAGTCTGTAGTAGGGCCTGTGAAGGGTGTTTTTGACAAAGAGACCTCACTCAACAAGGCTCGGGAGCACTCCCTGCTGCGTTCTGACCGGCCTGCCTATGTCACCATCCTGTCTCTTG TTCGAGACGCTGCGGCCCGGCTGCCTAACGGGGAAGGTACCCGGGCAGAGATCTGCGAACTGCTCAAGGACTCCCAGTTCCTCGCACCAGATGTCACCAGCACTCAG GTGAACACAGTAGTGAGTGGGGCACTGGATCGGCTGCATTATGAAAAAGACCCGTGTGTGAAATACGACATTGGGCGAAAGCTGTGGATCTACCTGCATCGAGACCGGAGCGAGGAGGAGTTCG AGCGGATTCACCAAGCACAAGCAGCTGCGGCTAAAGCCAGAAAAGCCCTTCAGCAAAAACCCAAGCCCCCATCCAAGGTG AAATCCGGTAGCAAGGAGAGTTCCCTGAAGGTCCTTGGCAGCGGCCCCTCCGAGCAGAGCCAGATGAGCCTCAGTGACTCCagcatgccccccaccccagtcacaCCTGTGACCCCCACCACTCCAGCTTTGCCTGCCACTCCGATCTCCCCTCCCCCcgtgtcatctgtgaacaaaagTGGTCCTACTACTGTCTCAGAACCAGCTAAGTCTAGCTCAGG TGTCCTCCTGGTGTCTTCACCAACAATGCCACAGCTGGGAACCATGCTTTCCCCGGCTTCCAGCCAGACTCCACCAAACTCTCAGGCCGCTGCCCGCGTTGTGAGCCACTCTGGCTCGGCTGGACTACCCCAGGTGCGGGTGGTGGCGCAGCCTGGCCTTCCTACTGTGACTCAGCAGTCTGCAGGGCCAGCACAGACGCTGCCGCAGATGCCAGCGGGACCACAGATTCGCGTTCCAGCCACTGCTACTCAGACCAAAGTCGTGCCCCAG ACAGTAATGGCCACCGTTCCAGTCAAAGCCCAGACCGCGGCGGCCACTGTGCAGCGGCCCGGACCTGGGCAAGCAGGGCTCACCATGACAAGTCTCCCTGCCACGGCCAGCCCCGCGAGCAAGCCGGCCACGAGTTCTCCCGGGAGCTCTGCTCCGAGTGCTTCCACAGCTGCTGTCATTCAGAATGTCACAGGACAGAACATCATCAAGCAG GTGGCAATCACTGGGCAGCTCGGCGTGAAGCCCCAGGCGGGCAACAGCATTCCACTCACGGCCACTAACTTCCGCATCCAGGGTAAGGATGTCTTGCGACTGCCGCCCTCTTCCATCACGACAGATGCCAAAGGCCAGACGGTTCTGCGAATCACTCCGGACATGATGGCCACGTTGGCCAAGTCCCAGGTCACCACCGTCAAATTGACTCAGGACCTCTTTGGGACAGGAAGTGGCTCTGGGGGCAAGGGCATTTCTGCTACCTTGCACGTCACCTCCAATCCAGTCCATGCCACGGACAGCCCTGCCAAGGCCAGCTCAGCCAGTGCCCCTTCATCCACTCCAACAGGTACCACCGTGGTTAAAGTGACTCCTGACCTCAAGCCAACAGAAGCCTCAAGTTCAGCTTTTCGCTTGATGCCAGCACTTGGTGTGAGTGTGGCAGACCAGAAGGGGAAAAACACAGTGGCTTCTTCAGAAGCGAAACCAGCTGCCACGATCCGCATCGTGCAGGGCCTGGGAGTGATGCCCCCCAAAGCAGGTCAGACCATCACAGTCGCAACCCATGCCAAGCAGGGGTCCTCAGTGGCCAGTGGGTCTGGAACTGTCCATACTTCTGCGGTGTCCTTGCCCAGTATGAATGCTGCTGTGTCCAAGACTGTGGCCGTGGCCTCCGGGGCTGCAAGCACCCCCATCAGCATCGGGACAGGCGCCTCTGCCGTACGGCAGGTCCCGGTCAGCACCACGGTTGTTTCCACGTCCCAGGCT gggaAGCTGCCTACGCGGATCACGGTTCCACTGTCTGTCATCAGCCAGCCTATGAAGGGCAAAAGCGTGGTCACGGCCCCCATCATCAAAGGCAGCCTTGGAGCCAA CCTCAGTGGGTTGGGCCGCAATATCATCCTCACCACCATGCCCGCGGGTACTAAGCTCATTGCTGGCAATAAGCCTGTTAGTTTCCTCACTGCCCAGCAGTTGCAGCAGCTTCAGCAGCAAGGTCAGGCCACACAG GTGCGCATCCAGACTGTCCCCGCATCCCATCTTCAACAGGGAACAGCTTCTGGTTCCTCCAAAGCAGTCTCCACTGTCGTCGTGACTACAGCTCCATCTCCTAAACAGGCACCTGAACAGCAGTga
- the NFRKB gene encoding nuclear factor related to kappa-B-binding protein isoform X2 gives MDSLDHMLTDPLELGPCGDGHGTRIMEDCLLGGTRVSLPEDLLEDPEIFFDVVSLSTWQEVLSDSQREHLQQFLPHFPEDSFEQQNQLILALFSGENFRFGNPLHIAQKLFRDGHFNPEVVKYRQLCFKSQYKRYLTSQQQYFHRLLKQILASRSDLLEMARRSGPALPFRQKRPSPSRTPEEREWRTQQRYLKVLREVKEECGDTDLSSDEEDLSSWLPSSPARSPSPAVPLRVVPTLSTTDMKTADKIELGDSDLKIMLKKHHEKRKHQPDHPDLLTGDLTLNDIMTRVNAGRKGSLAALYDLAVLKKKVKEKEEKKKKKIKLIKSEAEDLAEPLSSADGIPPLSQAPSPLAIPAIKEEPLEDLKPCLGINEISSSFFSLLLEILLLEGQASLPMLEERVLDWQSSPASSLNSWFSAAPNWAELVLPALQYLAGESRAVPSSFSPFVEFKEKTQQWKLLGQSQDNEKELAALFQLWLETKDQAFCKQENEDSSDATTPVPRVRTDYVVRPSTGEEKRVFQEQERYRYSQPHKAFTFRMHGFESVVGPVKGVFDKETSLNKAREHSLLRSDRPAYVTILSLVRDAAARLPNGEGTRAEICELLKDSQFLAPDVTSTQVNTVVSGALDRLHYEKDPCVKYDIGRKLWIYLHRDRSEEEFERIHQAQAAAAKARKALQQKPKPPSKVKSGSKESSLKVLGSGPSEQSQMSLSDSSMPPTPVTPVTPTTPALPATPISPPPVSSVNKSGPTTVSEPAKSSSGVLLVSSPTMPQLGTMLSPASSQTPPNSQAAARVVSHSGSAGLPQVRVVAQPGLPTVTQQSAGPAQTLPQMPAGPQIRVPATATQTKVVPQTVMATVPVKAQTAAATVQRPGPGQAGLTMTSLPATASPASKPATSSPGSSAPSASTAAVIQNVTGQNIIKQVAITGQLGVKPQAGNSIPLTATNFRIQGKDVLRLPPSSITTDAKGQTVLRITPDMMATLAKSQVTTVKLTQDLFGTGSGSGGKGISATLHVTSNPVHATDSPAKASSASAPSSTPTGTTVVKVTPDLKPTEASSSAFRLMPALGVSVADQKGKNTVASSEAKPAATIRIVQGLGVMPPKAGQTITVATHAKQGSSVASGSGTVHTSAVSLPSMNAAVSKTVAVASGAASTPISIGTGASAVRQVPVSTTVVSTSQAGKLPTRITVPLSVISQPMKGKSVVTAPIIKGSLGANLSGLGRNIILTTMPAGTKLIAGNKPVSFLTAQQLQQLQQQGQATQVRIQTVPASHLQQGTASGSSKAVSTVVVTTAPSPKQAPEQQ, from the exons ATGGACACTTTAACCCAGAAGTGGTCAAGTACCGGCAGCTGTGCTTCAAATCCCAGTACAAGCGCTACCTCACCTCCCAGCAGCAGTATTTCCATAGGCTGCTGAAGCAGATCCTGGCTTCCCGGAGT GACCTCCTGGAGATGGCCCGACGAagtggcccagccctgcccttccGCCAGAAGCGCCCTTCGCCATCCCGCACACCTGAGGAGCGGGAGTGGCGGACCCAGCAGCGCTACTTGAAGGTCTTGAGGGAAGTGAAGGAGGAGTGTGGTGACACAGACCTGTCATCTGATGAGGAGG atcTCAGCTCATGGCTTCCGAGCTCTCCAGCGCGTTCTCCTAGCCCTGCGGTGCCCCTGAGGGTGGTGCCCACGCTTTCAACTACGGATATGAAAACTGCAG ATAAAATAGAACTGGGGGACAGTGACCTGAAGATAATGTTAAAGAAGCACCATGAGAAGCGGAAACACCAACCA GATCATCCGGACCTTTTGACAGGGGACCTGACTCTCAATGACATCATGACTCGAGTAAACGCTGGCAGGAAGGGCTCTCTAGCAG CTCTGTATGACTTGGctgtccttaaaaaaaaggttaaggaaaaagaggagaaaaagaagaaaaaaataaaactgatcaaATCAGAGGCAGAGGATTTGGCCGAACCATTAAGCAGTGCCGACGGGATCCCACCTCTCTCACAGGCCCCTTCTCCGCTGGCTATACCTGCTATCAAGGAGGA gCCTCTTGAAGACCTCAAGCCTTGCCTTGGAATCAATGAAATATCTTccagtttcttctcccttctattAGAGATCTTGCTGCTAGAGGGGCAGGCTAGTCTTCCTATG CTGGAGGAACGGGTTTTGGATTGGCAGTCCTCTCCAGCCAGCTCCCTTAATAGCTGGTTCTCTGCGGCGCCCAACTGGGCAGAGTTGGTGTTACCAGCCCTGCAGTATCTTGCTGGGGAAAGTCGTG CTGTACCTTCCAGTTTCTCTCCGTTTGTTGAATTCAAAGAGAAAACCCAGCAGTGGAAATTGCTTG gTCAATCTCAAGATAATGAAAAGGAATTAGCTGCACTCTTCCAGCTGTGGCTAGAAACCAAAGACCAGGCTTTCTGTAAG caagaaaatgaagacagttCAGATGCCACAACACCTGTTCCTCGGGT AAGAACGGACTATGTGGTGCGGCCCAGCACGGGGGAGGAGAAACGAGTTTTTCAGGAGCAG GAGCGTTACAGATACAGCCAACCCCATAAGGCGTTCACCTTTCGCATGCATGGCTTCGAGTCTGTAGTAGGGCCTGTGAAGGGTGTTTTTGACAAAGAGACCTCACTCAACAAGGCTCGGGAGCACTCCCTGCTGCGTTCTGACCGGCCTGCCTATGTCACCATCCTGTCTCTTG TTCGAGACGCTGCGGCCCGGCTGCCTAACGGGGAAGGTACCCGGGCAGAGATCTGCGAACTGCTCAAGGACTCCCAGTTCCTCGCACCAGATGTCACCAGCACTCAG GTGAACACAGTAGTGAGTGGGGCACTGGATCGGCTGCATTATGAAAAAGACCCGTGTGTGAAATACGACATTGGGCGAAAGCTGTGGATCTACCTGCATCGAGACCGGAGCGAGGAGGAGTTCG AGCGGATTCACCAAGCACAAGCAGCTGCGGCTAAAGCCAGAAAAGCCCTTCAGCAAAAACCCAAGCCCCCATCCAAGGTG AAATCCGGTAGCAAGGAGAGTTCCCTGAAGGTCCTTGGCAGCGGCCCCTCCGAGCAGAGCCAGATGAGCCTCAGTGACTCCagcatgccccccaccccagtcacaCCTGTGACCCCCACCACTCCAGCTTTGCCTGCCACTCCGATCTCCCCTCCCCCcgtgtcatctgtgaacaaaagTGGTCCTACTACTGTCTCAGAACCAGCTAAGTCTAGCTCAGG TGTCCTCCTGGTGTCTTCACCAACAATGCCACAGCTGGGAACCATGCTTTCCCCGGCTTCCAGCCAGACTCCACCAAACTCTCAGGCCGCTGCCCGCGTTGTGAGCCACTCTGGCTCGGCTGGACTACCCCAGGTGCGGGTGGTGGCGCAGCCTGGCCTTCCTACTGTGACTCAGCAGTCTGCAGGGCCAGCACAGACGCTGCCGCAGATGCCAGCGGGACCACAGATTCGCGTTCCAGCCACTGCTACTCAGACCAAAGTCGTGCCCCAG ACAGTAATGGCCACCGTTCCAGTCAAAGCCCAGACCGCGGCGGCCACTGTGCAGCGGCCCGGACCTGGGCAAGCAGGGCTCACCATGACAAGTCTCCCTGCCACGGCCAGCCCCGCGAGCAAGCCGGCCACGAGTTCTCCCGGGAGCTCTGCTCCGAGTGCTTCCACAGCTGCTGTCATTCAGAATGTCACAGGACAGAACATCATCAAGCAG GTGGCAATCACTGGGCAGCTCGGCGTGAAGCCCCAGGCGGGCAACAGCATTCCACTCACGGCCACTAACTTCCGCATCCAGGGTAAGGATGTCTTGCGACTGCCGCCCTCTTCCATCACGACAGATGCCAAAGGCCAGACGGTTCTGCGAATCACTCCGGACATGATGGCCACGTTGGCCAAGTCCCAGGTCACCACCGTCAAATTGACTCAGGACCTCTTTGGGACAGGAAGTGGCTCTGGGGGCAAGGGCATTTCTGCTACCTTGCACGTCACCTCCAATCCAGTCCATGCCACGGACAGCCCTGCCAAGGCCAGCTCAGCCAGTGCCCCTTCATCCACTCCAACAGGTACCACCGTGGTTAAAGTGACTCCTGACCTCAAGCCAACAGAAGCCTCAAGTTCAGCTTTTCGCTTGATGCCAGCACTTGGTGTGAGTGTGGCAGACCAGAAGGGGAAAAACACAGTGGCTTCTTCAGAAGCGAAACCAGCTGCCACGATCCGCATCGTGCAGGGCCTGGGAGTGATGCCCCCCAAAGCAGGTCAGACCATCACAGTCGCAACCCATGCCAAGCAGGGGTCCTCAGTGGCCAGTGGGTCTGGAACTGTCCATACTTCTGCGGTGTCCTTGCCCAGTATGAATGCTGCTGTGTCCAAGACTGTGGCCGTGGCCTCCGGGGCTGCAAGCACCCCCATCAGCATCGGGACAGGCGCCTCTGCCGTACGGCAGGTCCCGGTCAGCACCACGGTTGTTTCCACGTCCCAGGCT gggaAGCTGCCTACGCGGATCACGGTTCCACTGTCTGTCATCAGCCAGCCTATGAAGGGCAAAAGCGTGGTCACGGCCCCCATCATCAAAGGCAGCCTTGGAGCCAA CCTCAGTGGGTTGGGCCGCAATATCATCCTCACCACCATGCCCGCGGGTACTAAGCTCATTGCTGGCAATAAGCCTGTTAGTTTCCTCACTGCCCAGCAGTTGCAGCAGCTTCAGCAGCAAGGTCAGGCCACACAG GTGCGCATCCAGACTGTCCCCGCATCCCATCTTCAACAGGGAACAGCTTCTGGTTCCTCCAAAGCAGTCTCCACTGTCGTCGTGACTACAGCTCCATCTCCTAAACAGGCACCTGAACAGCAGTga